TATATAACTAAAACAAGTTGGTATAATGTAAGAAATCCATATTCTTCTTTGTTTGAAAAAAGGTATGATTTACCTAGACAAAGAAGGATGTTTGTTGAACAAGAGGTTAGGGATAAAATACCTTCAATTGGATATGCTTATTTGACAAAACTAGTCGAAAGTAATTATTTTAAAACTATCTTTACAACGAATTTTGATGATTTATTAAATGAGGCTTTTTATCAATTCTCAATTCATCGTCCAATTGTATGTGCTCATGATTCTGCAATAAATAGTATTACTGTGACTTCTAAAAGGCCTAAGATTGTAAAGCTACATGGTGATTATTTATTTGATGACATAAAAAGTACATTAAGAGAAACAGAATCCTTAGAAGAAAATATTAAAAATAAATTTATTGAGTTTGCTAAAGATTATGGCTTGATTGTTGTTGGGTATGGTGGAAATGACAGATCTATTGTTGATGTTATCACCTATCTTCTTAAAAATGAGGAGTTTTTTAAACATGGAATATATTGGTGTTTAAGAGATGATAGTGAAATAAACGATGATTTGAAAAAGCTTTTATGGAAAGATAGAGTCTTTTACGTAAAAATTGATGGTTTTGATGAATTGTTTTCTGAAATTAGTGCAAAACTTTCTTCTTGTCAGCTTCCAGTTGATAGCAATCTTCTTAATAATAAAAAAACAGAGATGCTAAAGAAAATAACAAATAATCCATTTTTGATAAAAACGAATTGCACATATCTTCAAAATGATTTTAAGAGAATAAGAAAAACTTTAGAACAAGATGTTATTAATAGTTTTTTAAAATATCTAGTGGATAAAGAAGATCAGGAAGATGCTAAAGATGATTCTACATTTGAGAGGAAAGGTATTAGATATAATTTAACAAAAACAGAAGAACTTGTTTTTGCTGAGATTCAATCTCTATTTATTCAAGGTGATAATGAAAGCGCATTGAAAGTAATTCAGAAACATTTAGAGCAATCGAATAAAGGTACATTGTTTCATCGAGGATTATTGGAAAGAAAAGCAAAATGTCTGAGAATTATGCTTGATGATGATAATTCTATATCGATATATGAAGAATTGATTGATAGTTATGGAGATAATGCTAATTATTATGTAAGCTTATCTCATATGTATCCATTATATAATTCTAAAATAGAAATATTAAATAAGGCATTAGAGAAGTATAAATATAAGGCCAAGTTATATTATGAAAAAGCTAAATTAATGCATACTAAATATATTAATTCAATATCCAAGAATGAATTAAATTTCACAATTGATGATGTAATTGAAATAATTGATCATTGTATAGAATTAGAACCTGGTATAGATAATGAATATTGGGGATTAAAGTTTGAATTGATAAATCAAAAATATGAAAATGTACAAGAAAAGATTGAGCATTTAGAATCTTTTTTAAAAAAATACGAAATACAAGATCCTTTTCATCCCAGTTTTGTCTATAAAAAAGCTTATACAATGCGTCTTAAAAAAGAAAATAAAAATCTAATATATGATTTTATTACGCAAAAAATAGAAGGATTTGAATCATCTAAATATATAAAGTATAATGAAATGAATTTGTTGCAGCAATATTCTCATTTTCATGATAGAGATTTGTTAAAAAAGCGACTGGATAGTATTGAATCTAAATATAAAGTTGATAATGATTATTGGCGGCTAAAAGCAGAGTTTATGTTAGATGAATTTGACAATTTATCAGAAACAATTGCTATACTTGATAATATAAAAAAGAAAGATCGTATTACTTATCAGAAACTGTTTATTTATTATCTATATGATAGACAGATAGATAAAGCTAAAGAAATATTCTATAAAGAATTTCCAAAGGATAAAGAGCGAGAATGTGAATTATTATCATATGAAAATAAGTATGAAGAGGCTTTAGATATAATAATAACACTTAGAAAAGATAGAGAGTATGATGAGAATTTAATAATTCAAGCGACATTTTATTTGTTAAAATTAGAAAGATATAACGAGGCGGAAAATTTGGCTTTTAAGTATTTAACAAAAACGTCATACAAAAATTCTATTTTATATATAAATTATCTGTTGGCTGAGAAGAAATTAAAAAAGACTGTTAAAAAGGAAAAAGTTCATGAAAAGCTTTTGTGTGAAAATTCGGATTCAATTCATAAAGCTGCTGCATATGCTATTCTTGGAGAGAAAGAGAATGCATTAAGGGCTTTGGAAAAAGCTATTAAGGAAGATTATTCATATAAATATAGAATTCGAGAATGGATACTTTTTGAGGAATATCATACTAATTCAAAATATAAGGAACTAATTGGATTGTAAAATATACAAAAACATAATAAAAATAAAATTGTAAAAAGTACGATTAAAAGATTCTTTGGTTTAGATCAGATATAAGATATTCCTACATTTTAGTGCTAAAATGTAGGAATATCTTATTTTATCACGAGTATAGGTGGCTAATGAAAAGCGAATGACAGTACTCGAATTTGTAAAATAATAATAGGGAAAGTATAATAATGTAATCAACTATAATGATTGGGCCATAAATAAACACATAGAACCATATACATAATATATAGATTCTGTACCACTATATATTGAAAATCTATTTAGTGAATAAAAATGTTCTATTTTGATGTGTTGATAAGTAACTAGAGAACTAAAATTGGACTTTCTGTCATTCTGACATTCTGTTAATTTGTATACATTTTTTTGGCTATGTATAAAGATAAAAGAGAGTTCAATAGTATTTATCCTCTTAATCTAGAGTTCAGTAATGACGAATTGAGGGGATTTATCTTTTTAGGGGAGACGTTAGTGATAGGTGAACAAGAAATCATCATGATGATTTTAGAATAGATGATAAAGATAAAGCAAAATTTGCTGCAATTTGTCAATTGAAAATGAACTGTTCAGAAAAAGCATCTAGTTTTCCGAAAGACACGTAAACCTGTTTTTAGAGTATAATCTGAAGAAAATTCCCCCATATTTTGTAGTGTTAAAATATTCATCACAATGATTATCCCACTTCATTGTGATGAGTGCGTGAAGTCATTGTGATGACTCTGCTGGGACATTGTGATGATAGGGAAGAATCATTGCGATGATTTCCGAAAGGAGGGGTGATGAAGGGAGGAAAACAGAGTGATAAGGTGGATTTTTTTTCCGGAACAGCCGTTTGAGTGAAAACCGCTGTTAGCCTGATCAGTAAAAATCGAACATTCTGAAAGCTATGAATGTTTATCTTTATCTTTTTGATTAATCCGAATAAAATGGAGGAAGAGTATGAAGAAAAGAGATTTTTATGGACAGATGTTGTTGCAGGAAGAGGATAAACGTTCCTGCGGCGATGAAAGTACGGCTGATCTGTATCGGGCAGTGCGTAATCATTTTATATGTTTCTCGGGTGGTAAGGAACTATCCTTGAAAGAAGTGACACCGGCTTTGGTTGAGGCGTTTCTGAAATGGTTGCGTGAAAAAGGGCTGCGTGTGAATACGGTGAACAGTTACATGAGTAACCTTCGGGCGATGTATAACCGAGCCCGTCGGGAGTCGAAGGAGAAAAGGGGAGAGTCGCCTTTTGCCGGGATTCACCTCAGACAGGAGGAGACGCGTAAACGTGCTGTGCCGGTGGAAGTGATAAAGGAAATAGCCGCTCTGGATTTGAAAAGTGAGCCGAAGAAACAGCTTGCTATTGATTTGGCACTGTTTTCGTTTATGGCTTGTGGCATTCCTTTTGTGGATATCGTGCATCTGACGGGTGAGAATCTGGTGGAGAACGGTACGGTACTACAATACCACCGGCAGAAGACGGGAGCCTTTATCCAGATGGAAGTGACTTCGGGGATGCAGATGCTGATCGACCGGTATAAAGACGAAGAGAGGCGTTACCTTTTTCCTGTATTGCCGGAAGATGCGACCCACGAACAGTATAAAAGCTGCCTGGCGACGGAAAACCGTTACCTGAAAGAAATCAGTGTGATGCTGGATTTGCCGGAAACATTGACGACCTATTCGTTCCGTCATGCCTGGGCTTCGGAGGCGTACCGCCTGCATGTCGCTATCGGCGTGATCAGCCAGGCACTGGGGCATACGTCGGAAAAAACGACCCGTATCTATTTGCAGAAGTTTGACGTATCGGAAATAGCCAAAGCAAACCGGCAGGTTTCCGAAGCGGTCGGAGGCTGTTTGCGGGTGGGGTAAACCTTATTTATATAATAAGGGTAAACATCCTCTTTCTATCTTACAATCAGTGTCTTATAAATAATAAAAATCCTGAATTGTAATGAAATACGTGGCAAACGTAAGAATAAAAAAATGAAAAAACAAGGAGTGTAGGGTGTTTTCTTAAAAAACGCATATCAATTTTACTAAATTTCACAAGTTAACCTATTTTTTAGCCATATAATATGAATTTCATTACAAGATGGTATAAAACAGGCCCGGACTGCCATCGTTTTTAAATCTGTTAAGAGAAAACTGCTATTTCTGCAGTTCCGTTTCTTCCTCCAAAAAGACTCAAAAAGACATCAATCCTTCATATTTTACCCTAAAAACTCCCTAGGCAGACACTTTCGGGGAGGGCTTTTTCCACCCTCTACCCTTATTATATAAATAAGGTGAACATTTACAGAGAGTTAGTGATAATCATAGTTACTGTTCAATATTGAACAAACTGGTATTATATATTAATATGTATAGGATAAAAGGTCCACACCGGAAAATACAGGTAAGAACAATCTTCCTGTTGCTGCTTTGCTTCCTTTTGAGGATGGAAACGGATGCCCAGACTACGACCTATTATAAGGCTGAATCGTTCCTATTCTCTTTCCGTCAGGACAACGACCTGTTCCTTGCCGACTACGGAGACAACGCTTATCAACTGGAACGGATGGGCGGTTTACTCGACGTATCCCGCGATCAAATCCTGAAAGGTGATTGCCATTTGTTGATCGTCTCGCATGTGAGTGCCTATGAATACGAAGATACAGAGGTGGTGAACGAAGCCTCACTGCGTGCAGGTCGTATCCGCGCCTACCTGAAAACCCGTTTCGATATTCCCCATGATTGTGTAGCCTTCTATATCGACCGTAGCGGAAACTATCGCGATCAGGTGCATGTCTATCAGGTTTATAAACCGCTTCCTTGGTTTGCAAATATCTCGATCCATTACAGTGAAAGTCGTTATCCCGTAGCTGTAGAGGCTGCCATCGGTGAGTACGGTGCAGTCCCTTATGTTGACCTGTACCGTCGTGGTGAGACAGGAGGTTACGACCGTGAAGTGTACCGTATCGACGATCCTCTTTTTGACCGTACGGAACTGGAAGATTACTGTCTGGCTTCCGTAACGGATACGGTATGCCGTAGTAAACGGATAGAAGAGCCGGACATCGCTTTAGCCACTACCGTAACAACCAGGGAAACAGTACGGAAGGTGACAAAGTATAAAGAGACAACCGGGAAAACAGTTGTTTCCGAGAAAACCGGATTGCAAGCAGATAATAAAGAACAGACGGAGAAAGACCGGAAAAGACAACCAACCGAATCTGTAAGGACGGAAGAAACTCCGATGAAACAAAGCCCTGTATATCTGGGGGTAAAAACAAACCTTCTTCCCTGGTGTGGCGTAGCCCCGTCGATTCGTTTAGGAACCGGTGAAACGAAAATAGAAACGGGTGCATTTATGCCGAACCTGGAAGTGGAGTGCAGTTTCGCTGGTCGTTGGTCGGTAGCCTTGTCGGGCATGTATTCCGACTTTGCCTATAAAGACAAGACGCGCGATCACTGGGCTGTGTCCGAAATCTCCCTCGAACCTTGTATCTGGCTATCTCCTTCGGGTAGGTTTACCGGATTGAATACCGGTTTGTTTGCCGAATACGGAGATTTCGATGTACGTGGAAGCGCGATCGATTTGTCGGAAGATATGCTTTACGGACGAACTGGTTGTTTCTGGTCGGCAGGTTTGTCGATGGGTTATCGCTTCTCTCTGGCCGGTGGCTTTGGAGTAGATATGCGTGTCCGTGCCGGTTACCGCTCCGTTTTCAGTGGGAAGAAATACCGGTATGATCCGCTTGATAACCGTAATTATCTGGAAACCCGTTTTGCTTCGACAGGTTTTATGATTGGTTTAAAGATCAGTCTATCCTATCGTTTTCAAATCAGATAAAAGGAGGTGAGGATATGGAAAGATATAGAAATAAAAGAGGTATAAGAAATAAAGAATATAGGATGATGCAGGCAGTCATTTGGGCGATCAGTGCCATATGGATTATGGCGGTATCGTCTTGTGCCTACCGTATGACGGATGAGGATTGGGAGAAGAACGGAAAAGTGCGTTTGCTGCTTCGAAGGTCAAACAGTAGTTGTCCGGATAATATGACCTGGTATTTCTACCCGGAAGATTCGGAAAGTCCGCTCATGCGTACAGGGGACGTTTCGGGATATGAGGGTACGTTGCCTTTGGGGCGCTACCGGGTAGCCGTCTGTAATACGGGTTGTACGGGTGTTACGCTTGAAATGGAGAAGGGGTATGAGGAAGCCTGCGGCAGGGCGAAACAACTTTCTTCGTTAAAATCAAGCTCCGTACAGATCGCCTGTCCGGGTAGCTTGTACGGTACGGGTCTGGAGCAGATCGAGGTAGTCGGAGGTGAAACGGTAGCAAAGGAATTGACCCCGGCAAACCTTGTCCGTACATTGGAAATGAATATAAAGGTTACAGGTGGGGATAAGGGGGATGTCGCTGCAGCGGTATTGTCGGGAAGGTTGACCGGTGTATCGTCACGGGTTCATATCCCTTCCGGCAAGCCGCTGTTCGATACGCCTGCTTTTATGACGTTCGAGCCGGAAGAGGTCAGTCTGGGTGTGTATGCCTCTTCGGTAAGCCTGTTCGGTTTATCCCCGGGAGAGGAAGGCGAAGACTCTGTCGACCTAAGCCTTACGATGACGCTGTCGGATGGAAAGGAAATCACTTCATCCACGGATATAACGAAAGAAGTAAAAGATGCGTTCACCGCAACTGTTACGACACATGTGATACTGGATCTGGTTGTCCGCTATGATGAAATAAGCGGTTTGACGATCACGCTGACGAACTGGAAACCGGGCAGTGACGGTTCGGGTGTGGTAACTCCCTGAAACGGAATGAAAATGAGAACAATAGTAACAATAAAACACTGGTATAAAATGAAAACAGGAAAATTATTGATCATGAGTCTGTTGGGAACAGCTTTCTTAGGCGGTTGCACGAACACGGAAGAGCCGGTAACGGATGGAACGGCGCAGGCAATAGAGGTGAATGCCGGAATAGCGAAGTCTACCCGTGCAGTGATCAGCGGCGGTTATGTGAATGACCTTGAAGTCTCGTTCGCCCGTCTGGATAATCCGGGTACAACTACCGAATGGAATACCCCGTCTATCGATGCTGTCCGCATAGGTGGAACAGGTAACACGGTTCTAAGGTTTGAACCGGAACAAACCTATCTGACAGAAGAAGGCGAGTCTGTTCTGATCGGTTACTATCCACGTAAGGCGTTGAACAGTGAAACCGCCAATCCGGTCAGTGTCACTTACACGATTACGGGTGAGGAGGATATAATGGCAACAGGAGTGCAGACCGGTTCACTGGTGGATAAGTTCGAGACTTTCACCTTCAACCATCTGCTTACCCAATTGCAGTTCAAATGTACGGGTTCTGCCGGAGCGATCGCAAAATGGACGTCGGTTACTTCCATCAAAGTGAAAAACACCTATACTGCTTTGAAGCTATCGCTCGATAAAACCAAGGGAGCTCAACTGGCTGCAACGGGTGAAGCCAACCAAACGCTGACTGTTAAAAACTATCCGTCTGAAGTTTCGCTTCCCGATGCCGAAAAACCATTGACCGGCTATCTGTTGCTTTACCCGACGGTCAATTGGGGAACGGAGGATTTACCAATCAGTTTGGAGGTTAAAGGAACTTATGACGGAAATGCTAAAACACTGAACGTCGCTGTCTCCAATATCAGCGAAGGCGTGAAAGCCGGTTATTCGCACCTTATCACACTGACCTTTACGGAGGACGGCAAAATAGCAGTAGAAACCGGCATTGCTGAGTGGCAACCGGGTAATGGCGGTAGTACTACTATTATCCCCGGAGAGTAACCTTTCCCCTCTTCGAGAGGGGGCAGGGGGTGTGTAAATTAAAAAAACAAGACAACCATTAAGTTCATGAACAATTTCATAGTCACAATATCAATCTCCATCGCGATCCTTCCGGGCTTCGCCGCCTGTTCAGACAGCAATCCTACTCCGGAGCCAGTCCCGGAAACCGCGGTGTGCCTGGAAGGTGCGATCGGAGAGTCAACGCGCGGAGTGATCGGTTCCGGCTATGAACAGGATTTAAAGGTTTGCTTTGCCCGGCAGGATGAAACGACCGTCCCAGGAGAAGGTTATGGCACATGGGGTATATATGAAGCAGTACGAAGAGGCGGGAAGGGAAACCGTCCGATCGTGTTTGCCCAGTCCCAGTCATACCCGGAGGACGGTCGCCGTATCCGCCTGCACGGCTATTATCCGGCAAAGGGTGAGTCGGAAGCTGTTGCAGGAACGGGCAAAGTCGCCTTTACTGTTGACGGAACGACGGATATTATGTCAACGGGAATCCTGACGGCTAGTGGATATGTTCCGGTACAAACCTGTACGTTCCGTCATTTACTGACACAGGTCCGTTTGGTTTGTTACAGTGACCGTGCTGATGGTTGGGGAACAATAAAAACGATCGAAGCGCTAGACGTACATACGCGTCAGAGACTGGATTTGGGGCAGGAAACTCCCTGTTTAAACGATATATCGTCGAATGATGGAATAAAAAATATCCCGGTGCAGGATATAACAAACTTACTGGTCCCGGATGTGACATCCGGCGAAGACCTTCCCGAACCGCAAGGATATCTCCTGCTCCCGGTTTCCCCGGTGGACGGAACTGCAGAACACCCGTTGCACCTTCGGATAACAACAACGAAAGACGGCAGGGGAACCGAACATGAAACAGTTTCGGAAGTCTCCTTCCATATCGAAAGTGGCTTTCAGACAGGTAAAAGCCATGTCGTAACACTCTTCTTTACGGATAAAAGTCAGATACAGACTACCTCCGTCAGTGTAGAAGGCTGGACAGACCGTGAACAAAATGATATGCCGATATAAAACGATTAAATAATATGCAATGAATACTTTAAAACAAACGAAAATGAAAACAACTAAGACAATGTGGGTTATGTTGGTAACCCTTCTGACAGCGACGAGCTGCTCGGAAACAGAAACCGAAATCGACCCTGAACCGGGTAGTGGCGGTCAGGTATCTTTGGGTATCACTCCCAATTTGAAAGTGGATGCCGGAAGCAAAGCGTCAACAAAATCGGTGGTGAACGGTGATCTGATTACCTATACCGATTACAATGCTGCGCCCGGTTTGGGAGTCGTGGTGACCAACAGCGATGTAACCGGCTGGTATACTCCCGACGGAACAGAATATACAGGTCACCATGTCTGGTATATGGGTGACGAAACAGGAAAGAACTGGATTTCGATCAAGGAAAAGAAAGATACTTATAAATTAACGAAAGAAGCCCCTTATTACCTGACGGAGGCAGTCGGTAAGGTGTATGCCTATTATCCTTATGATGCGACAAATACTTTCTCCTCTTCCATAAACAGTGAATCCGACTTGAAAATCCCTGTAAAAGTTCTTGCTACCGGTAGTATAGATGCCTCTACGAACAATGCGAAAAAGTACTGGAAGAGTTCAGCTGGAGGTGGAACTTGGACTTCGCGATTAGCGGCTAACGATGTCAAGCTGTCCGAGGCTACTGAAAAAGACTACCTGTATTTTTTCGCATCGGAAGGACGTTATGTGAACAACGGCCGTGCCAAAGGGCAGACTCCTTTCGACCCTGAGGGCGGTGCGACGAATAACGATACAAAGAACCCCGGCTACCTGATCAACCTGGATATGAACCACGGCCTGGCAATGATCTCTTTCCGAGTGTACGACGGCGGTCATTTGAGTGATGACGATGTGGCTTTCAAACAGTTCGTGATACAGAACCATGGGGAAAGCGACGTTTTAAAGACCGGAGACGGAAAAATGGCCCTTTCGAATGGAGCGATAACGGAAAATGCAATATCCGGTTCCGTGACGCGTACGATTTCAAACTATACGCTGATGCGACAGATAGAAGAAGGAGACCAAAGTGAAAAAGCATTTATAGCAAACGGTTCCCAGGTGACGGGACAGGTCGTTTCGCGGTCGGTCAGCAGCCTTGTGTATCCTGTTACTTTCGGAGATAACCAGATCGATGTGGTAATCACGCTTCAAGAACAAGGTAAACAGGCAGTCGATTATACAGTGACGTTGCCCGGATATGAGTGGACTGCCGGAGCGAACTGTGTGTACACCTTCTCTGCCGGTCGTAACAAACTGACGCTGATGGATGTAACCGTTCAGGAGTGGCAGGATGACGACCAGCCGGATATTCCGCTATAAAAACCATTAAAAACAAAGCCCATGAAACAGTTCTTATATACACTTTCGGCTGTCTTCTTCCTTTTCCAGTGTACAGCCTGTACGGAGGCGGAAGTAATGCATCCCGACGGCGGGAAGCAGAAGGAGGAAAGTGCTCCTCTGGGTGTGAAAAGTCTGGGTATGTGGGTGGAAGTGGAATCCCGGAGCGTCGTTACAGGAGGTCCGGGGGAGGAAGACAAGAATCCGAACCCGCTCACCTCCGTTGCGGTATGCGTCACCAAACAAAATAGCAGCGGTGCAGTCAGTTTCTATGCGAGCAGTGTCAAAAGTCAGCTGTTCACCTACAATGCCACGGTTGTGCCGCCTGCCTGGGAGTTGGCGGAAGGAGAAGAGCCGCTCTGCCTGTATACGGAAAAAGGGACTGTTTATGCCTATGCCCCGTCCGAGAAAAGCATGTCGCTTTCGGGAACTCCGAAAGTGCCGTCGATAAGCGGTGTCAAGGTACTGGATAAGCAAAAGTTTTCCTTCAATGACGGCGGTACCCCGGTGGATGCCGCGACCGATGTGCAATGGGAAACCGACCAGGACGATTACCTCTACTGCATGGCGGCGGAACAGGTAGACCGCTGGCATCCGGAGGTATCGCTTCTGATGCAACATGCGCTCTCGAAAGTGAGTTTCCGTGTATCGGAGGAAGGAGAGGCTTTTGCCGGTTGCCGTGTGAAACAGGTGGTACTGAAAAGTAGCGGAGGATTTAAAAAGTCGACTTCAGCGAAACTGAACCTTTCGACGGGTACTTTGGAAGGAACGCTGACGGCAGTCGATCAACTGGTGTTTACGGCAGGTGGCGATATGCGCGGTATCGGAAGTGTAACAGGAGCAGGAGAGGGCAATAAAACGCCTGTTCAGGCATTCGGGTTGGTTGTTCCGGTGACGGGTGCCGGTGTCACATTGGAACTGACGCTGGATGATGGCCGGGTATTTACGATGAAGCCGTCCGGGAGTAGTGGAACGGATCCCGGCATGTTTACGGCCAAATGGGAAAAGGGATATAATTATATCTACAATATCCGTATGCAGGCGCAGGGTATCGAACTGACAGATATCCGGGTGGCAGGCTGGAATGATGGCGGTGAATATGATATACCGGTAGAATAATGGAACACACATAAAACATTATAACATGAAACGATATTTGATCTATCTGACAGGGGTACTGTTTTGTGGATTACTGCTCGGTTGCACAGCCGGTCCGGTAGAGGACATGCCGGAAACGGCGCAGCTGGTGGCAATCAGTTTCGGAAAGCCCGATCTGGGTATTCCGGTCGTCCTGACCCGTGCAGATGAAACGGTAACGCCTGCTCCGGAACTGGCCTTCTTACCCGCAGGTGCGACAGTGCGTATTTGCGGCTATCTGAGGGGAGAGGCGGGTACGTCTACCGCTCCTGCTTCTTTTGCAACGGCTGCCCCTTCGTTTGAAGTGACCTATGTGGTGGAAGCGGACGGGTCTTTATCTCCCTGTATGGTGGATGATACCGGAACGGAGCTTCCCGGAAATGCCGGAGAACTGATCGTAAGGGGAGGCATTTATGATTTTTATGCCGTTTCCCCCGCTCGAAAGCCGTTGAAAGATACCGATAATCGTTATACGATACCCTCTCTTCCCCATAAGGAAGACATAATGACCTCTTTTGCCCGCGAGGTCACGATCTCGCGTACTTCGCGTGTGGTGGAGCTGGAAACCTTCCGCCGACAATGTGCGCTTCTAGTGTTCAATGTCGCCCCTTCGCCGGGCAACGCACTTCCGTTTAAACAACTCTTTGGAACGAAGCTGGTATTGAGCAATATCTCTTCCTCCGGTGCCTCTCTGATCGTCGGAGCGGATACGGGAATCTTTCCAACCGGTGGCGGAAGTGGAACGGAGGCAGAGGTAGTGTTCGGTAGCGACGAGTTTGTTCCTGTGGAAGAGGGTTCCGATCCAAAGAATATGAAACTGAACAAGGTGAAAGGAGTTATCCTTCCTAAAAACGACCGGCCTTTCGGAGTGGAGATCAGTGTGCAGAGAGATGACGAGACAGCTACCCTGAAAGCGACCGTCGACAAACGGATCACTTTCGATGCGGGCAAACGGTATGTATTCACCCTGGAGGTGAAGAACGACGAAAGCCGTTTGAATCTGAGGGTATTGGCATGGAATGCCGTCCCTTTTACGGACGGAAATGTGGGAGGTCCCGATGAACCTTATCCCGACCCCGATATTCATCAGGGGATAGGTATCGTGATGACTGTGGCAAGTTGGAAGAATATCATTTGGAGCGGGGTAGCCGGAGGGGGAGAGGGAGAATAATTTGTCAATAAATAGAATGAGAATCAAGTTAAGAATAATACGAGAATGGAACGGATGAGTGAAATAAGGAACGTACTTCCTGTTAGTTTGTTTATCTGGGCAGTCTTTCATCTATTGTCCGGCTGTACGCAAACGGAAGTAGTGGATGGACCGCAGTTGCCCGAAGCAGGTAAAGAGGTTCAGGCGACGTTTCATCTGAATGTGCTGGCGAACCGGGATTCTCAGACACGGAGCATCGCGTTTACAGCCGACGGAACGGTCGATACGGATTCCATTCCGGTAAATCCGAAAGATACGGTTGTGACAAAAGCAACTACAGCATTGCCTGACGCGGAGGAAAGCGGGATCGCTCACCTGTGGATCGGCCAGTATGATGCGGATGGCAGTTGTATCTTCAACCAGTATTTTTCTGTAATAACCGGTAACGAGGTAGATGTCCGTTTGAAAGATGGCGGAGGTAAGGAACATCATATCTGGTTTGTAGCGAATACCAGTGACCTGGGAAAGATCGAAACCGAAGCAGTTTTGCAGAAACATGTGTTGACGTATTCATCAGAAGAAGACGGTCTGCCTTCAAACCGATTGTGCGGGATGGTGGGTTCATGGAGTGGTCCTATCGATGAGGGAGGTGTAGAAAATATCCATGTGGATTTGACGCGGTTGGTGGCAAAAATATCAT
This is a stretch of genomic DNA from Parabacteroides chongii. It encodes these proteins:
- a CDS encoding fimbrillin family protein; the encoded protein is MNNFIVTISISIAILPGFAACSDSNPTPEPVPETAVCLEGAIGESTRGVIGSGYEQDLKVCFARQDETTVPGEGYGTWGIYEAVRRGGKGNRPIVFAQSQSYPEDGRRIRLHGYYPAKGESEAVAGTGKVAFTVDGTTDIMSTGILTASGYVPVQTCTFRHLLTQVRLVCYSDRADGWGTIKTIEALDVHTRQRLDLGQETPCLNDISSNDGIKNIPVQDITNLLVPDVTSGEDLPEPQGYLLLPVSPVDGTAEHPLHLRITTTKDGRGTEHETVSEVSFHIESGFQTGKSHVVTLFFTDKSQIQTTSVSVEGWTDREQNDMPI
- a CDS encoding fimbrillin family protein encodes the protein MKQFLYTLSAVFFLFQCTACTEAEVMHPDGGKQKEESAPLGVKSLGMWVEVESRSVVTGGPGEEDKNPNPLTSVAVCVTKQNSSGAVSFYASSVKSQLFTYNATVVPPAWELAEGEEPLCLYTEKGTVYAYAPSEKSMSLSGTPKVPSISGVKVLDKQKFSFNDGGTPVDAATDVQWETDQDDYLYCMAAEQVDRWHPEVSLLMQHALSKVSFRVSEEGEAFAGCRVKQVVLKSSGGFKKSTSAKLNLSTGTLEGTLTAVDQLVFTAGGDMRGIGSVTGAGEGNKTPVQAFGLVVPVTGAGVTLELTLDDGRVFTMKPSGSSGTDPGMFTAKWEKGYNYIYNIRMQAQGIELTDIRVAGWNDGGEYDIPVE
- a CDS encoding BF2992 family fimbrillin-A clan protein produces the protein MKRYLIYLTGVLFCGLLLGCTAGPVEDMPETAQLVAISFGKPDLGIPVVLTRADETVTPAPELAFLPAGATVRICGYLRGEAGTSTAPASFATAAPSFEVTYVVEADGSLSPCMVDDTGTELPGNAGELIVRGGIYDFYAVSPARKPLKDTDNRYTIPSLPHKEDIMTSFAREVTISRTSRVVELETFRRQCALLVFNVAPSPGNALPFKQLFGTKLVLSNISSSGASLIVGADTGIFPTGGGSGTEAEVVFGSDEFVPVEEGSDPKNMKLNKVKGVILPKNDRPFGVEISVQRDDETATLKATVDKRITFDAGKRYVFTLEVKNDESRLNLRVLAWNAVPFTDGNVGGPDEPYPDPDIHQGIGIVMTVASWKNIIWSGVAGGGEGE